From a single Phragmites australis chromosome 7, lpPhrAust1.1, whole genome shotgun sequence genomic region:
- the LOC133923579 gene encoding two-component response regulator ORR5, with the protein MASCKGLGGEGSAPAPHVLAVDDSSVDRAVLASILRSSQFRVTAVDSGKRALELLGSEPNVSMIITDYWMPEMTGYELLKKVKESSRLKEIPVVIMSSENVPTRINRCLEEGAEDFLLKPVRPSDVSRLCSRVLR; encoded by the exons ATGGCGAGCTGCAAGGGTCTCGGCGGAGAGGGGAGCGCGCCGGCGCCTCACGTCCTCGCGGTGGACGACAGCTCGGTCGACCGCGCCGTTCTCGCCAGCATCCTCAGGAGCTCTCAGTTCCGCG TGACGGCCGTGGACAGCGGGAAGAGGGCACTGGAGTTGCTTGGCTCG GAGCCCAATGTGAGCATGATCATCACCGACTACTGGATGCCGGAGATGACTGGATATGAGCTCCTCAAGAAGGTCAAG GAGTCCTCCAGGCTGAAGGAGATCCCCGTAGTGATCATGTCCTCGGAGAACGTGCCGACCAGGATCAACAG GTGCTTGGAGGAAGGAGCAGAGGATTTCCTGCTGAAGCCTGTCCGCCCGTCCGATGTGTCGCGCCTGTGCAGCCGCGTCCTCCGGTGA